The following are encoded together in the Desulfococcus multivorans genome:
- the tmcD gene encoding electron transfer complex subunit TmcD, with translation MTDSNSWDWSVGKRQIADIAQWKAEFGYVEEPYASPDGEKIAAVIKTEDMEFSACENGVAWENTFDKLWFLRYSPDNRLTGLVSDGGEWTLAVDGEAWENRYDFAWNTIFGRDGKSMIIMTQADGEYSVLINDTPWEETFPYMTQLSGSDDGTKAAAVVQTVRFSEGDIFTFQKGCYTIAVNGEAWDMNFVNVYEPVFSADNKRVAAQVRTNLYDYTIVVDGEPWPVSYPTVWKAAFSPADGSVTAPVKTPEGWTLARDGQVLWHQRFAQLWHHAYSTNGMSIAAIVAPKYGRWTVAVDGTPWKTTFGDLVTDLVISPSGKRVGCVGKDSNLCTVAVDGTPWDIKCDMAWAPVFSPDDQHVAAKIEKNGQYTIALNGKPMKTQFKNLWNPIFSPDGEKILIRAIEGSGDKAVYVRRVLPVTEIIG, from the coding sequence ATGACAGATTCAAACAGCTGGGACTGGAGCGTCGGCAAGCGGCAGATCGCGGATATCGCCCAGTGGAAAGCCGAGTTCGGGTATGTGGAGGAGCCGTATGCCAGTCCGGACGGTGAAAAAATAGCCGCTGTCATCAAGACGGAGGATATGGAGTTCAGTGCCTGCGAAAACGGGGTCGCCTGGGAAAACACCTTCGACAAACTCTGGTTTCTCAGATATTCGCCGGACAACCGTTTGACAGGGCTGGTTTCGGACGGCGGCGAGTGGACCCTGGCGGTTGACGGGGAAGCCTGGGAAAATCGATATGACTTTGCCTGGAACACGATTTTCGGTCGGGACGGCAAGAGCATGATCATCATGACCCAGGCCGACGGCGAGTATTCCGTTCTCATCAACGACACTCCCTGGGAAGAGACCTTTCCCTACATGACGCAACTCTCCGGGAGCGACGACGGCACCAAGGCCGCGGCGGTGGTGCAGACCGTCAGGTTTTCAGAGGGTGACATCTTTACATTTCAGAAAGGATGTTACACGATAGCGGTGAACGGTGAGGCTTGGGACATGAATTTTGTCAATGTCTATGAGCCGGTTTTCAGTGCCGACAACAAGCGGGTGGCTGCTCAGGTCAGGACAAACCTTTATGACTACACCATCGTGGTGGACGGCGAACCGTGGCCGGTGTCCTATCCTACGGTTTGGAAAGCGGCCTTTTCGCCGGCCGACGGTTCGGTCACCGCACCGGTCAAGACACCGGAGGGGTGGACGTTGGCCCGCGACGGTCAGGTCCTGTGGCATCAGCGGTTTGCCCAGCTCTGGCATCATGCCTACAGCACCAACGGAATGAGCATTGCCGCCATTGTCGCCCCGAAATACGGCCGCTGGACGGTTGCAGTGGACGGCACTCCCTGGAAGACGACCTTTGGCGATCTGGTGACGGATCTCGTCATATCGCCCTCCGGGAAGCGAGTGGGCTGCGTCGGGAAGGACAGCAACCTCTGTACAGTCGCCGTGGATGGGACCCCATGGGATATCAAATGCGACATGGCGTGGGCGCCGGTGTTCAGCCCCGATGACCAGCATGTGGCGGCCAAGATCGAAAAAAACGGTCAGTATACGATCGCTTTGAACGGGAAACCGATGAAAACCCAGTTCAAAAATCTCTGGAATCCAATTTTCAGTCCTGACGGCGAAAAGATATTGATTCGGGCGATCGAGGGTAGCGGGGACAAGGCGGTTTACGTCCGCCGGGTGCTGCCGGTAACTGAAATTATCGGTTGA
- the tmcC gene encoding TmcC family electron transfer complex membrane anchor subunit, producing the protein MHTLYNFVSGPLAWLAFIVFIGGSIYKIVTMARLAKKKDSAVYEYWDTGFALRSIAHWSIPFATVNWRKNPIMTLVTFAFHISLIAVPLFLCAHALLWKEVFDINWWYIPDGMADVMTLIVIGACFYFAGRRILRPDVKYLTSTSDYLLLLMVVMPFFTGFWAYHQWPGYRMMFILHMLSGEFVLAAIPFTRLSHMLYAVFTRGYIGSEFGAVRHAKDW; encoded by the coding sequence ATGCATACGCTGTATAATTTTGTCAGCGGTCCGCTGGCGTGGCTTGCCTTTATCGTGTTTATCGGGGGAAGTATCTACAAGATCGTGACCATGGCAAGACTTGCCAAGAAAAAGGATTCAGCCGTTTATGAATATTGGGATACGGGCTTCGCACTCCGATCAATCGCTCATTGGAGCATCCCTTTCGCCACAGTGAACTGGCGGAAAAATCCAATCATGACCCTGGTGACCTTCGCTTTCCATATTTCCCTTATTGCGGTGCCGCTGTTTCTGTGCGCCCATGCCCTTCTGTGGAAAGAGGTTTTCGATATCAACTGGTGGTATATCCCCGACGGCATGGCGGATGTGATGACCCTCATCGTGATCGGCGCATGCTTTTATTTCGCCGGCAGGCGGATACTTCGCCCGGATGTCAAATACCTGACATCGACATCCGATTATCTGCTCCTTCTGATGGTAGTGATGCCGTTTTTCACCGGATTCTGGGCCTATCACCAATGGCCGGGATATCGAATGATGTTCATCCTTCACATGCTGTCGGGCGAGTTCGTGTTGGCCGCCATCCCCTTTACCCGCCTGAGTCACATGCTCTACGCCGTTTTCACGAGGGGATACATCGGATCCGAGTTCGGCGCAGTGCGCCATGCGAAGGATTGGTAA
- the tmcB gene encoding electron transfer complex ferredoxin TmcB, giving the protein MGEPASKIEVKNIKDIGLDEGVARLTPEKIETVVNDVIDNETGARLKVYVDTCVHCGLCSEACHYYLSNDKNPIFAPAAKVKQTLWEIVEKKGKVSPAFIRRAAELCYTECNLCRRCAMYCPFGIDVAYMMLIMRRICHKLGVTPQYIQDTAHSHSATMNQMWVKEDEWIDTLFWQEEEAGEEVENLRIPLEKEGADVMYSVIGPEPKFRAQLIYQAAVIMNAAGVDWTMPATPGWDNSDMAMYTGDNEMMARLKKEHFETAMRLKVKRIVMGECGHAFRSVYDMGNRALGWKMPPVEMVHALEFYYELFKADRIKIKHKFDKPVTLHDPCNVIRGRGLHEMARYVVNKTCATFIEMTPNREHNYCCCAGGGVINCGPPFRDKRVVSNRVKADQLSAVKKKGVEVCIAPCHNCHGGLEDIIHHYHLGLELKFLGDIIYEIMEKPE; this is encoded by the coding sequence ATGGGTGAACCTGCATCCAAAATCGAAGTGAAAAATATCAAGGACATCGGCCTGGATGAGGGCGTGGCCCGACTGACGCCCGAGAAGATCGAGACGGTTGTCAATGACGTGATCGATAATGAGACTGGTGCCCGACTTAAGGTTTATGTGGACACCTGCGTTCACTGCGGGCTGTGTTCCGAGGCATGCCATTATTATCTGTCCAACGACAAAAATCCAATTTTCGCGCCGGCGGCCAAGGTCAAACAGACGCTTTGGGAGATCGTGGAAAAGAAAGGTAAGGTCAGTCCGGCCTTCATTCGCCGGGCCGCCGAACTCTGCTATACGGAGTGCAACCTCTGCCGGCGGTGTGCCATGTACTGCCCTTTCGGTATAGACGTCGCCTATATGATGCTGATCATGCGGCGTATCTGCCATAAACTGGGCGTTACGCCTCAGTACATCCAGGACACGGCCCACAGCCATTCCGCCACCATGAACCAGATGTGGGTCAAAGAGGACGAGTGGATCGACACCTTGTTCTGGCAGGAGGAAGAGGCCGGTGAAGAGGTGGAAAACCTGAGAATCCCCCTGGAAAAGGAAGGGGCCGATGTCATGTATTCGGTGATCGGTCCTGAGCCCAAGTTCCGGGCTCAGCTCATTTACCAGGCGGCGGTGATCATGAATGCAGCCGGTGTCGACTGGACAATGCCCGCGACCCCGGGATGGGATAACAGCGACATGGCCATGTACACCGGGGACAACGAAATGATGGCCCGCCTCAAGAAGGAGCATTTCGAAACCGCCATGCGTCTCAAGGTCAAGAGAATCGTCATGGGCGAGTGCGGCCATGCCTTCCGGTCTGTCTATGACATGGGCAACCGGGCACTGGGATGGAAAATGCCGCCGGTGGAGATGGTCCACGCCCTCGAGTTCTATTACGAGCTTTTTAAGGCCGACCGGATCAAGATCAAACATAAATTCGACAAACCGGTGACGCTCCATGATCCATGCAACGTCATTCGGGGCCGCGGTCTCCATGAGATGGCCCGATACGTGGTGAACAAAACCTGCGCCACTTTCATCGAAATGACGCCGAACCGCGAGCACAACTACTGCTGTTGCGCCGGAGGCGGCGTGATCAACTGCGGTCCTCCTTTCCGGGATAAACGGGTGGTCAGCAACCGGGTCAAGGCCGATCAACTCTCCGCCGTAAAGAAAAAGGGCGTCGAGGTCTGTATCGCCCCCTGCCACAATTGCCACGGGGGTCTCGAGGATATCATCCATCACTATCACCTGGGCCTCGAGCTGAAATTCCTGGGAGACATCATTTATGAAATCATGGAGAAACCGGAATAG
- the tmcA gene encoding acidic tetraheme cytochrome c3 TmcA, which produces MNKKALAAYIVVAFIVSAIAAVSGFSREQWEITSVRDSAFGVRMRSAVTFNHDEHNEKAAIEDCTECHHSFDEDGVKVEGESTESLECSDCHMAEGQTKMDLMRAYHLNCKGCHEDQKLGPVMCGECHQKKN; this is translated from the coding sequence ATGAATAAGAAGGCTCTGGCAGCATATATCGTTGTCGCGTTTATCGTTTCCGCAATTGCGGCCGTCTCCGGCTTCTCCCGGGAGCAGTGGGAGATCACCAGCGTTCGGGACAGTGCTTTCGGGGTGCGGATGCGTTCCGCAGTGACGTTCAACCATGACGAACATAACGAGAAAGCCGCCATCGAGGACTGTACGGAATGTCATCACAGCTTTGACGAGGATGGTGTCAAGGTGGAGGGAGAATCCACCGAGAGCTTGGAATGCTCCGATTGCCACATGGCCGAGGGACAAACCAAAATGGATCTGATGCGGGCCTATCATCTCAATTGCAAGGGATGCCACGAGGATCAGAAGCTCGGTCCGGTTATGTGCGGAGAGTGTCACCAGAAGAAGAATTGA
- a CDS encoding TM2 domain-containing protein: MAERNDTHSKTIGYILWIFGFTGSHRFYYGKPVSGTIYFFTLGLLFIGWIIDLFLIPAMDREADLRFREGFLDYNIGWILLTFFGVLGIHRFYMRKWITGILYFFTGGLFLVGYVYDYWTLNSQIDEINALYGQPAGQTSVP, translated from the coding sequence ATGGCGGAAAGGAACGACACCCACAGCAAAACCATCGGCTATATTCTCTGGATATTCGGTTTCACCGGGTCGCACCGATTTTATTACGGCAAACCGGTTTCTGGAACAATCTACTTCTTTACCCTGGGGCTGCTCTTCATCGGATGGATCATTGACCTTTTTCTGATTCCGGCGATGGATCGGGAGGCGGACCTCCGTTTTCGAGAGGGTTTCCTGGACTACAACATCGGGTGGATTCTGCTGACCTTTTTCGGTGTTCTGGGGATCCACCGCTTTTACATGAGAAAATGGATCACCGGAATCCTCTATTTTTTTACCGGCGGGCTTTTCCTGGTTGGGTATGTCTATGACTACTGGACCCTCAACAGCCAGATTGATGAGATCAATGCTTTGTATGGACAGCCGGCCGGTCAGACGTCAGTGCCGTGA
- a CDS encoding vWA domain-containing protein has protein sequence MRHPYKKRFMCTKCGYTGIPSPGNLCPRCGKRPGWFSFSRALGIAGLMSILLLAGALISIQCFNPRIAAELAGATDSLPTRFHVGIDVSASMNQDTLEKLKDVLLTRLERFNRRKTISCRISTFGNPGCGPASISTVVDLTACGSPDQFDRTVRPQVESITTATIAPRIITPLTTPFYCFLETVLNSRIKKRVIIFSDLINDDSDCPQQYVFPEAAVERFGVDSSGEIIFLYTSPRIGDDPELNRRLLILQKTFIDRMNALALAGKARIFFRRIPDDPLKSLGFIRNELQSALPVTFVDHIRDRFSRMLSAVFTALTSDRPAVHTKH, from the coding sequence ATGAGACACCCTTACAAAAAACGGTTCATGTGCACCAAATGCGGTTACACCGGCATACCGTCTCCAGGCAATCTGTGCCCCCGTTGCGGAAAACGTCCCGGATGGTTTTCCTTCTCCAGGGCATTGGGCATCGCTGGTCTGATGTCTATCCTGCTTCTGGCCGGCGCCTTGATATCCATACAATGCTTTAATCCCCGCATCGCCGCCGAACTCGCCGGTGCGACGGACTCCTTACCGACACGGTTCCATGTGGGTATCGACGTATCCGCGAGCATGAACCAGGACACCCTCGAAAAACTCAAGGACGTCCTTTTGACGCGACTCGAGCGCTTTAACAGGCGGAAGACGATCTCCTGCCGGATTTCGACCTTCGGAAATCCCGGATGCGGTCCGGCATCAATATCGACAGTGGTCGACCTCACCGCTTGCGGCTCCCCGGACCAGTTCGATCGCACCGTCAGACCGCAGGTGGAATCCATCACCACAGCCACGATCGCGCCCCGGATCATCACGCCGTTGACGACCCCCTTCTACTGCTTTCTTGAAACCGTCCTGAATTCGCGGATCAAGAAACGGGTCATCATCTTTTCCGATCTGATAAACGACGACAGCGACTGTCCGCAGCAATACGTTTTTCCCGAAGCCGCCGTTGAACGATTCGGCGTCGACAGCAGCGGCGAGATCATCTTCCTTTATACGAGCCCCCGAATTGGAGACGATCCCGAACTCAACCGCAGATTGTTGATCCTTCAAAAAACCTTTATCGACCGAATGAACGCCCTGGCCTTGGCAGGCAAGGCCAGGATCTTCTTCCGTCGTATTCCCGACGACCCCTTGAAAAGCCTCGGGTTCATTCGAAATGAATTGCAAAGCGCCCTGCCGGTCACTTTTGTGGATCATATCCGCGACCGATTTTCCAGAATGCTCTCCGCCGTATTCACGGCACTGACGTCTGACCGGCCGGCTGTCCATACAAAGCATTGA